Sequence from the Bombus pyrosoma isolate SC7728 linkage group LG3, ASM1482585v1, whole genome shotgun sequence genome:
CCTATTTGTGAACAAATTTATCTGGCAACAGACTAACCGATTGTGCTTACTGTTGGTACGCGGACTTACAAGAGTCGTTGTAACGTGTTTGCTAAAGACATTAACTGACACGAATTTGCTGTGCAAATGACTCTAATTAGGATGGCGTAGCATAGCGGCTAAGTGTGAGTCCGTTTGTGTATACGCATGCGTATATATGTTCTCCACGCAATATCGTTTACAGAAGTAATGCTATAATCTTTACTGTGGAACAGTCGAAGAAAATTAGCGTAGATGTGGttacaatgaaaaaaaatgttgtggGGAAGTTTTCTGTTTTCACCGCAAATAGTAATTGTTATCGTTACAACACAAATCTCAGGTAGAGCGcaaacttcttttcttttccttcctttctgtAATGAACCAGTTGCCTATTCTCACTTTGCCACAATAATATACTCAAGGCGATATTAATCATCCTGAACGATTTATCTCTTGGGTGACTCGCGTTAGTCTCTCTGCCGACGACCACGATTTCGCTGCGATCACGTTGTAAAATGTTACAGTTCGCGTGACTCTGTCTTCAATTACGATTGTACGTTCTGTATTCCTGTGCCGCGAGGCTAAATTTAGAGGCCAACTGTGCCTAAAAAGATTTGTGTGTGGTACCGTGACTGTGATTGAATTCGATGTAACCagatatattttcgtttcgtcgagtaataaaagaagattagtattgttattaataatatcaggCAATACCGGTGCTATTGAACTTTTTGAAAACTGATTTTCCCACATGGTGACATGGCTCAAAAATGGTCTCTTTCTGAAATACTATTCTTCGATAGCCTGTATCGGGATTCTCATCAACTTCTTGCAAAACTGTTTTTTCTAAATCAAAAGTGGGAACTGTTTTCGATTCTCCAAGGTCTTGAAAATTGCCCTTTAtcatttcagaaatttttaattaatgtaggGAACTGAACACATTACTAGTTGCATGTCTGTGATCCAAAAAAACTTCTTTATGTAATAAGGTCTTTAATATTTGCAGCCGTGTTTATTAGGACCTTTTCGCCCGCTTTGATGAATGGTATATGAAGTTTGACATtaactttttgaaatattctgtataaaatgttcaaaatataGCACTTGTTATAACATTTGGTTCTATTGTTTGAatgatattcataaaaatatggatttgCATATAAATGAAGAGTAAGAGAAAAAAACAAGCAAAGTtcatttttcttgatttttcattttataacaGAACTATCAAATCACAATGATTATAATATCCAAAAGTTTTTTCCATAAGATAGCATTAAAGATGTAATGTACTGGTTAAAAACAGGGAATGTCCACTTCGTGGACACTGGAACAAAACACAGAAATAATtactgtaaaataattaatattttattgatcattcttttttagaatatctaagtaaagtataaattttatgttattgttattagaataattttttcaataaagctATTTTGTGACAttccttatttttctctcttccctttcAAATATGTTCACTCTACTGACAAatcaataaacaaaattgaacGATCAAAATGTACTTGTTTGTTACCTGTTTCAGGGTACGAATGGTCCTAGACCGGCATACGTGGGTGCTAATAATGGTAATGCCGGTGGCGCCGGgggtggcggtggtggtggtggaggcggcggcggcggcgctACGGGCGGTGGCATCGGTGTTGGTCCGGCGagcggcggtggcggtggaggtggaggtggtggtggtggcggtggtggtggaGGCGGGCATGGATTGAAGGGGAACACCGGCGGCGGACCACGAGGTGGGAACCCCGTGCAGTATCGCGCGAGCAGTGCAGCGGCTTGGGGCGCAGCGCCGCCCTCTCATGCGGCTGCGGCTGCGGCTGCGGCGGCGGCTGCCTATCCACCGTACACGCGGTATCCAAGCGCAGCGGCTGCAGCTGCGGCGGGCCAGATGCCTGTCGGAGCACAGCAACTACCGCCTACGGCGAATCCTTACGCCACCGCCACCTACGCACAGCACGCGTCGGTAAgtcctctcctttctttcgtcATCAGCTAGAGCTTTATACCATTCGGAACTCATGCCGTTTTCCTGGCATAACGAACTGTTTTCGATTTGAACATGGACCGATTCTTTAATTCTCTCGTTCTCGATTCTTTAATTTAGCATATGGACAAATAGGTTGTTACTTTAAGACTTTAAACATTGTACGTCAAATTGATTGTTGTTTATTCGGATACAAGTGTGATTTATTAGCTGGAATGTTTAGCCTCTTTATACATATGAACTTAAAGAATGATTGATGCTTTTATCTAGAATGCAATGGTGAATTTTAAACTTGAGTTTAACAGATGggattttgaattatttgtgGGTAAGGTTAATCGTTTTATGAAGAGAGGATGACGTTCGTAGTCGGCTTACGTGCAGTTTGATGGTTAGAAAATGGTTGGGTAGTGCAACAAGGTAACCTATAAAGTATGCGCGGAGTGTCTTGTGATAATTGTAGatcttccctttttttatgTAAACTATTTAATTTAGGTATCTGTGATAttgtaaaatgaatatatgCGTAGGCAGGAGAAAAGTTACGATTTTGCGCAGCGAAAGGGTTAACCCTTTCTCAAACCGGGTGGGGCCGTGACAACTCAGCACAGTTCTCGTGGAAACGATGTGCGATTTCTTCTCTCATTTGTTTTTCcgatatttcattaacatttattcttttctgGACTCACAATGTGTCTCTTCAATTGATTGttcaaaaaatgtatgtacTTCGCATACAATGATACATAgatcttcgtttctcttttattgtAGTAGTGGTATTATGTTTTACCGGCATAATTATAAAGGACAAgttgaaagtaaaagaaaggCTTTATTCTCTGGCAGTATATAGATAGAGGgcgtgataaaataaaaaattatcacgTGTTATATCATGATACTTTTAATCTCTTCTCGTACCGGGTGGGGCTagtatacttttataatttttgattaCCATGTTCGATACCTTTTTTCTTCAAGTTCAAATATTAGATGTTTTTTTCTAACAGaatagtatttaatttaaatcatatttcgttattgcgtatttatttattgcttgcatatttttaaattgatacttttttttaagttctattgcttaaaaaatactaattgttaatataattaaaagcttTTAATGTATCTAGTcctaaaaaatttttataaaatttttataaaattttttctaaaataatagaatatgcgtgttttactattttgtttatatatttattatgttaataatgattttttaactGTATTACAGTATGGTGGACAACGGGTACCTACAGCGTCCTCTCCAGCTAATACCAATAGTAGTTCCAGCAGTGCTACCGGCAGTCGAAGTGGGACAATGAGCACAAGTCTTAGCAATAATGCTATACAAGGACAACAGGCAGAACAGCTAtcaaaaacaaatttgtatattcGTGGCCTCAATCAAAATACAACTGACAAGGACCTCGTAAACATGTGTTCTCAGTAAGTCATTCGTGCAATTAGTATTTTCTGTTAATATCTGATTgatagtatattattatttgaattgattgtcaatataattttaatttttagtagaACTAACagacattaaattttatttatagtgcGGGAGTGTGTTGTTTCTAATACATTGTGTTTTTGCAGATATGGAACTATTACTTCTACGAAGGCAATTTtggataaaaatacgaataagtGTAAAGGTAATTAACTTTTTTGctatatctttgtttttatcatttattttttattaactatgAATTCAACGTTACTACTAACTGATTTTACTAATTGATATTGCAACTGTTGTGTTACAGGTTATGGATTTGTAGACTTTGAGTCACCAGTGGCGGCAGAGGGTGCTGTGAAAGCACTGGTCGCCAAGGGCATCCAAGCGCAGATGGCGAAAGTGGGTATCTGGTTGCTCCCTAGACTGCCCAGTGTACGTTGGTTGTGCATGCAAGTACAGTAATACCAGAGTAACAGTAaactccttttctttcttttctttgtttcttttcttttctttctttctctttctcctctttttctactcccttttcccttttttctctttttattttctatttctgccTTTCTACTTTTCAGTCTATCTTATTCTAAAATCCATCTATAGTCCTCTTACATTTGATCATTATTACAACCCTTACGCTCTCCCATTGATATATCAACTATTACATGccattaatttgaaaaagaattttattcctgTACTGCtatgataaatatgtatacagtaCAGTACTTTCATgcattatttatcatataatgtTGGATAAAAAAGTACTGAAATTCTGATCACAATAGATATCATGGTTGTCTTTCAGTGATCAAAGCTTTCCaatgaaatgatttttaaagttagattcaacaatttatttacaatatttgtttGCTAATAGCAGTATTTGACTacagttataatatataagttattattatttattttattaactataaaaaattaatcaaattgtTATGATAAAGTAGTAGATGTCAATATATGTTTTGTATACATGCTGTATattgttctttttaattttatgtttaaattccagaaaaattgttattaataaatattttataactaataatGAAGTTCTTTAAAATGCTGTTAAATTATTCACTTTTGTTATAATAGCTGAAAGACAAACATGGCATCATCGTCTTGGCATCATTGCTCTGCTCTCAGCCCCTCTAGAAATGCATAGAGTTTGTATCTTGACAAGACTGTTTAGTATCTTATAATCGTTGCGTCTTgtagaaaaagtatttttagtATAGAGATGTCAGATTAAAAGAAAGTGACAGGTTTTatggaagatataaaaaaaaattagaactatttaaatttactgACAAGTGAGAAGggatttcaaataaatttataaactttcaCATGCTTAAGATTTATCTTTTaacaacagaaaaatattgctGCTAGAGGGGTGGTATTATgcacaaattatattttcattgataaaattcgaaaaaaattttttatgatacaGATGTTCGTAAAGGTAATATGactagtataacgttatataattgtattatcaGTGAAAATATAGTAGCAGGCAATTATGCATATTTTGAGATAAAAAGAAGTACTATGAAGTTCTTCCTATTAGAACCTATCTCACTTGTCTGAAAATTTCTAGTTTTCACCAGTTCTCTGCCATTCTGTCTTATATACCTACCAAACTATCGATGCTTGTTGCTGTACCTCGGCCACAAACTGCTGATACTGCTGTGTCAACACATTTATAATTCGTGTCTGAAGATTGCATTCATTTCAGCACTAAATCAAGCCTCTAGCAAATTATTCTAATGTATTCAGATGTCTGTGTCTGTGTCctatgtaaaaaaaagaatcagtAGCTTATTGTCATactaagaaaaattctaaaattctttaGAATACTCCATTAAAATTGCTTTTAAGTGTGGTAGTATACTATACTACATGAATAAAATACGGTATAGTTTATCTTATTCTTTGTGCAATCTGTCAAATGTTATGTGTCTGTTTCTTATTCTAACGATgtgtaaatattagaaaagatcgcttatatacatttagtttaaaaattttttcactttcaattttctttatttgtttttatctaCGTATGCACATTGCCAATAAAAAGTACTGGTTCCTGCCTATatttattgctaaataaaAGACTAACTTGGAATGTTTCTTCTAATCTGGCCGCGGTAAAAGCACGGGGTGCCATCAGCAGCTGTGATGATGTCAGTCGCATGTGATATGATATAACTAAACAATGTACccattattaaatgtattcaGGGTACATGGTATTTACTTATCAGTTAGTGATGCTATGCGAAGATCAGGTGCTATCTTAATCCTGGGGTGTTGGTTGACTCTGATTGACACACTTGGCTTGATTAATAAAGTTTAACCGGCACACCAAACAAGTTTAGGATGTGTATTTGGGAATTTTGAAAAGTCTTTAGCGAGAACTTAGTACACTATAGCTTCAGAGAATTGCTAAAGTTTCTAGTGATTTACTGATTAAGTATCatgtatagaaatatgtacaaattatttctaaaaccCTTTATACACATTCACACTTGATCAATTGAATCAATTTATTGAGATACAAagtcattaaattatattatggttttatcatacatatatgtatatgtgtttatatgcatacatatatgtgtatatgtatattatattttttaaaggaaatatatatatacatatatagatgcCATAAGCTTAGCTTATATCATAatgttttcattatttatttttttgttttaatgcATTCGCAAGATTGAAGTAAATTGTCGTAAAGTATAAGTATATTCAAGTAACTGTAGAGTTGATTGATTTTTGAGAGAAATGGTGGATCTCAAAATATGCTTGAGGGtgcataaatatcaaattcgaATTCGAGTTAAGTTTagtgtacatatatctttttgcTTTTTGTTCTCTACATATGAGAATCGTAAGCAAGAAAAACTTGAGCATGAacacatgtatatgtatgtgtatatattttggaaacatatattttaataacattgcAAGATAATTTGACTCACTTTCATTTCTATCTTATAATATAACTGTATATATGTGAACATGCCTGTGCTTTTTTGTTGTGCTTGTATCCAACAGTGTGTCATATGtgactgaaattttattaatgcttTGAATGGTTATCCTCagtattgtttattataaacaattagTTAGCTTGCATTACTTATGGTACTGGTTATTTATCATATAAGAATATGTGATTCCTAAaacacaaatttattaaaagtagtagaaagataatataattagaaaagaattatGAATATTCTTTACAAAAAGGTTTACTTGTAAAGAAAGATACTTActgttacaaatatatattttacacagTTAACAAAACAATGTAAAACAGAAACCACGTTCGAGATATCATTTAATACAAATgatttaattggaaaaaaaaggatataataattgataaatacgTTCTGGAAGAatgtaacaatttattatttgcattaaataaacaatgttTGCACAGGCGAGATTCACTATTGTGGTTTTTTGTGAATTCATTAGCTGCTTCTTGACTTTTAGGTCATTATTATGCATTACTAAATTTTGAATGCAATAGGCACATATagattgtaaattttatatacaatttagaaaaaatgaGTTCCGTTATGAAAAATCGAATGCGTGTGAGCATGCTTTGTACATAAATGCAGTATATATTTGATGTCAATATTAGTTTTAAGCATCCATAAAGCAAATTTGGAGAACCACCACAATATGGTAAAGTAATGCCATGAAGCATGATAATCTTtcagtattaaaaataatgattattttaattcataacaAATCGTTTTTTGAGTATTTGTTCATTCTTACATTCAATattagattaaaataattgttatagttTAATGCTCTCCTTTAGTAGTATCTTGTTGTagatttatacaattttttttcattatttttattaaaatacattgacAAGTTACatgtaagaaatttttgtgattactgtatacaattttagtttgttgaatttcttgcatcattgtatatattgttatgaggtttaattttgaattatcattttaaCATTCCATGTGAATGTGTATATACAATAGAAGTGTATTATGagacattttaaataaacacttataacgaatatcatCATAAAAAGTGCAAAGAATATAAGAAATCTATAATATTAACCTTGTAAGCTAATATAAAAAAGTTCcaatcatatttattatgattattgATTTCTCATTGTAGTGACCTCGTCTGTGCATTCATTTGTAATCATAGTTACACAggaatatgtaaatacatgtGTTTTGGTCATGAATGTTAAAATGATAGATATGAAgcttttttgaaatttatatacaagtatattataaaatatatttttatatatattacaatatatataaaaagccAGGAGTGTAATACAATAAGTTGCATAGTATTTTTTACTCTCTTCTCAGCAACAGGAGCAAGACCCCACcaatttatatattgcaaACCTCCCACTGAGCTTCAAAGAAAATGATGTTGAGGGTTTACTTGCTCAATATGGGCAAGTTATTTCAACACGAATATTACGTGATACAGCTGGACAAAGTAAAGGTGTTGGATTTGCAAGGTTAGtgttatattatcatttaaaagataattattaatcatattaatttttgttacatttaataatattaatattttatattatgtatatcttAGAATGGAATctaaagaaaaatgtgaacAAATAATTCAGATGTTTAATGGAAAGGCACTACAAGGTGCTAAAGATCCCTTACTGGTAAAATTTGCTGATGGTggtaataagaaaaaatcgTTATACAAAAGTACAATATGGAGAGAAACTGGGGAGGTAATTTATGCAATTACGAAAAGAtgaagataatatttaatgtacagTTTTAATGTTGTGGTATGTACTTTTACAGAACATAACTTTGAATTATGATACAAGCGGTGTTGGTCAAAACGGGGTTGCAACTACTCACATGCTACCTGCAGCCACCTTAACACAATATAGTCGTCATTATGGTCAAGCATTACCAGGATACAGTGTGCCAGGGACGCCCTGGGTGACTCCTTACTTGGTGCAGACTGCCCCTCCACATATGCAACAGGTCGACGTGAGTTTTTGTACAGATTTTTTGTTGGTTttgcttcctcttttttttttttaaatcatttatcttaaataatattattcttccattactgaaaaatttcatatattcgtgcataattattaatctggatatttttgtactaaatttaagattataattttacattaatattaaaagaactgaatgaaagtatttaaatttaaaattttaatatggaTTTCATATTACAGATGATGCCATCTGCTGATCCTAGTAATCCACAATACAGTATGATTCCTCAACTAACTACACAAATGTCTACGTTACATCTTGGCACTGGTTCCGTAAGTatagaatcttttttttacttttttaaattttgaaccattttttcaacatttatgttaattttaattttttaaatatttcatttttcagtaCATAGCAAGCCCACATCCCTATCCTTATACTACTTATCCTCCTAGCATTATTCATACCATGCCACTGGGTGATTCTGAACAAACAAGTAATGCAGCATCTCCTGATGATTCTTACCAACAATACCAAGCTCAGCAGCCCAAGTAGGCTATGGTTTTTAGGTATATATAGCATTTCACAATGatttttctgttatatatataaatatataggatTTTATAAACAAAGCTGAACCAGGTTTCcgtttttttaacatttcagATACATCGAGGGTTATGTAAGTTAGGAGAGCTACACCTGTTGATATGAAGGATTATATTAATGAAGAATAGATAAGGCTAAATACATTACATAAAGTCAGATAAGATTCTTCCTCATGATAATTGACTTGCCAGCcatcttttatacattttatccaTCAGATAAATAGGTGAAAGTagttaatattttccaacgattAGAGAATGAATGTTGTCATAAGAACGGGGTACGAGTGCTCGTGTCATCTACATTGTTCGGCACCAGCACGGCTCCTTACGCTGTAACGCCAACACACCATTACGACAGTGAAAAAACTGATATTCTGCGACAGACAGTTTAGTGTCAAGCTGATAGGCTTCCAGGATTAACTTTAGGTATTACATTTACTAAGGAAACGATATGTCGAAGCTGAAGGCTTTGAGagtgtgaataaaatattttaacaaaaactATAAACTATAAAAGAAACGCTGCTCAGAAATATACAAAGGAGAATTCTTCccaagaaataataataataataatatacagaaaaaAGCACTTCCAAATGCtagaattgataaaaaaaaaacattcagATTCGGTTACTTATTATGAGTACCTACCGGACTTTCGTGCCAGCTGGCTGGCCGGTGGCTGGGCTGCGAAGAGAAGGGGTTGTGGATCAGTATTTCTTTCTCACAGAAGATACTGACGAAAAGAGCTCTTCCTTAACAGCGCACACCACCCCATCCACTAACTGCACTCTCATcacattatttctttttgttttcttctgtTTCGTTCAGACATTCCAAGGCAGGCacatatattgtatgtatgtattgcCACGCGGAGATTTTTAATCTACTTTTACAAGTACAGTTCGCGTTCTCTTTTTAATCACGgacgaatatattttatggaCGAAAAAGAAGTGAAGATtttaagagagagagagagagagagagagagcgagagagagagagaaagatgaagctttatttctaaaagaaaaaaaaacttcaggatatatgtaattattgtaacaaGAAGGAAAGGAACATAGTACTTTTTagaagatttatatttatgagtACAGTTACTACGAATTGATATCAGTTTTAATTGTACAGTGaatacagatattttttttagaattgtGCCTTTTCAGACAAATCCGCTAGACTGGGATAtgctgaaaaatattataatatatttttacgtcaGTATGTAAATGCGAAACTTGAGCCAAATTTTGATCTTCTAGTTAAGagaatataattgtttttgcGTTGTAGCCAGTTAAATATCACTATGTTTGTTTTTTGGTTATGAATTCGAATAGATTTTGTATGTGTATAGTTGCCACTAACGGGATTGACGGACCGAAAACATCTGTACGGTTCGTACGGAGTCTAGgaacaaaaaaaataatatgaaatcaAATGGCGGATCATTGTTAACTGAGACTAACCCATACCGCCCcaaaagaaaatgagagagagacagaATAGGCTTGTTACAACGGAATACGATAGATAGagtgtaaattaatttattatatcgaacaaacgaataaaatcgcgttgcaaatgaaaacgaaaaagataaTGGGACTGGAGTAGAACGATAGGCGAGAGGATCGAACGCgaggaaacaaaaagaaacgtaaaatacagaatataagTTGAAGATTTTCTATCTACGCGgtatcgagagagagagagagagagagagagagagagagagagagagagagagagaaaac
This genomic interval carries:
- the LOC122566351 gene encoding protein alan shepard isoform X6; translation: MGTNGPRPAYVGANNGNAGGAGGGGGGGGGGGGGATGGGIGVGPASGGGGGGGGGGGGGGGGGGHGLKGNTGGGPRGGNPVQYRASSAAAWGAAPPSHAAAAAAAAAAAYPPYTRYPSAAAAAAAGQMPVGAQQLPPTANPYATATYAQHASYGGQRVPTASSPANTNSSSSSATGSRSGTMSTSLSNNAIQGQQAEQLSKTNLYIRGLNQNTTDKDLVNMCSQYGTITSTKAILDKNTNKCKGYGFVDFESPVAAEGAVKALVAKGIQAQMAKVGIWLLPRLPSVRWLCMQQQEQDPTNLYIANLPLSFKENDVEGLLAQYGQVISTRILRDTAGQSKGVGFARMESKEKCEQIIQMFNGKALQGAKDPLLVKFADGGNKKKSLYKSTIWRETGENITLNYDTSGVGQNGVATTHMLPAATLTQYSRHYGQALPGYSVPGTPWVTPYLVQTAPPHMQQVDMMPSADPSNPQYSMIPQLTTQMSTLHLGTGSYIASPHPYPYTTYPPSIIHTMPLGDSEQTSNAASPDDSYQQYQAQQPK
- the LOC122566351 gene encoding protein alan shepard isoform X1; this encodes MSVRMENVAAPRKLNYKMMGTNGPRPAYVGANNGNAGGAGGGGGGGGGGGGGATGGGIGVGPASGGGGGGGGGGGGGGGGGGHGLKGNTGGGPRGGNPVQYRASSAAAWGAAPPSHAAAAAAAAAAAYPPYTRYPSAAAAAAAGQMPVGAQQLPPTANPYATATYAQHASYGGQRVPTASSPANTNSSSSSATGSRSGTMSTSLSNNAIQGQQAEQLSKTNLYIRGLNQNTTDKDLVNMCSQYGTITSTKAILDKNTNKCKGYGFVDFESPVAAEGAVKALVAKGIQAQMAKVGIWLLPRLPSVRWLCMQQQEQDPTNLYIANLPLSFKENDVEGLLAQYGQVISTRILRDTAGQSKGVGFARMESKEKCEQIIQMFNGKALQGAKDPLLVKFADGGNKKKSLYKSTIWRETGENITLNYDTSGVGQNGVATTHMLPAATLTQYSRHYGQALPGYSVPGTPWVTPYLVQTAPPHMQQVDMMPSADPSNPQYSMIPQLTTQMSTLHLGTGSYIASPHPYPYTTYPPSIIHTMPLGDSEQTSNAASPDDSYQQYQAQQPK
- the LOC122566351 gene encoding protein alan shepard isoform X4 — its product is MSVRMENVAAPRKLNYKMMGTNGPRPAYVGANNGNAGGAGGGGGGGGGGGGGATGGGIGVGPASGGGGGGGGGGGGGGGGGGHGLKGNTGGGPRGGNPVQYRASSAAAWGAAPPSHAAAAAAAAAAAYPPYTRYPSAAAAAAAGQMPVGAQQLPPTANPYATATYAQHASYGGQRVPTASSPANTNSSSSSATGSRSGTMSTSLSNNAIQGQQAEQLSKTNLYIRGLNQNTTDKDLVNMCSQYGTITSTKAILDKNTNKCKGYGFVDFESPVAAEGAVKALVAKGIQAQMAKIEQQEQDPTNLYIANLPLSFKENDVEGLLAQYGQVISTRILRDTAGQSKGVGFARMESKEKCEQIIQMFNGKALQGAKDPLLVKFADGGNKKKSLYKSTIWRETGENITLNYDTSGVGQNGVATTHMLPAATLTQYSRHYGQALPGYSVPGTPWVTPYLVQTAPPHMQQVDMMPSADPSNPQYSMIPQLTTQMSTLHLGTGSYIASPHPYPYTTYPPSIIHTMPLGDSEQTSNAASPDDSYQQYQAQQPK
- the LOC122566351 gene encoding protein alan shepard isoform X3 — protein: MSVRMENVAAPRKLNYKMMGTNGPRPAYVGANNGNAGGAGGGGGGGGGGGGGATGGGIGVGPASGGGGGGGGGGGGGGGGGGHGLKGNTGGGPRGGNPVQYRASSAAAWGAAPPSHAAAAAAAAAAAYPPYTRYPSAAAAAAAGQMPVGAQQLPPTANPYATATYAQHASYGGQRVPTASSPANTNSSSSSATGSRSGTMSTSLSNNAIQGQQAEQLSKTNLYIRGLNQNTTDKDLVNMCSQYGTITSTKAILDKNTNKCKGYGFVDFESPVAAEGAVKALVAKGIQAQMAKVGIWLLPRLPSQQEQDPTNLYIANLPLSFKENDVEGLLAQYGQVISTRILRDTAGQSKGVGFARMESKEKCEQIIQMFNGKALQGAKDPLLVKFADGGNKKKSLYKSTIWRETGENITLNYDTSGVGQNGVATTHMLPAATLTQYSRHYGQALPGYSVPGTPWVTPYLVQTAPPHMQQVDMMPSADPSNPQYSMIPQLTTQMSTLHLGTGSYIASPHPYPYTTYPPSIIHTMPLGDSEQTSNAASPDDSYQQYQAQQPK
- the LOC122566351 gene encoding protein alan shepard isoform X2, with the translated sequence MSVRMENVAAPRKLNYKMMGTNGPRPAYVGANNGNAGGAGGGGGGGGGGGGGATGGGIGVGPASGGGGGGGGGGGGGGGGGGHGLKGNTGGGPRGGNPVQYRASSAAAWGAAPPSHAAAAAAAAAAAYPPYTRYPSAAAAAAAGQMPVGAQQLPPTANPYATATYAQHASYGGQRVPTASSPANTNSSSSSATGSRSGTMSTSLSNNAIQGQQAEQLSKTNLYIRGLNQNTTDKDLVNMCSQYGTITSTKAILDKNTNKCKGYGFVDFESPVAAEGAVKALVAKGIQAQMAKVGIWLLPRLPSVRWLCMQQQEQDPTNLYIANLPLSFKENDVEGLLAQYGQVISTRILRDTAGQSKGVGFARMESKEKCEQIIQMFNGKALQGAKDPLLVKFADGGNKKKSLYKSTIWRETGENITLNYDTSGVGQNGVATTHMLPAATLTQYSRHYGQALPGYSVPGTPWVTPYLVQTAPPHMQQMMPSADPSNPQYSMIPQLTTQMSTLHLGTGSYIASPHPYPYTTYPPSIIHTMPLGDSEQTSNAASPDDSYQQYQAQQPK
- the LOC122566351 gene encoding protein alan shepard isoform X5, whose translation is MSVRMENVAAPRKLNYKMMGTNGPRPAYVGANNGNAGGAGGGGGGGGGGGGGATGGGIGVGPASGGGGGGGGGGGGGGGGGGHGLKGNTGGGPRGGNPVQYRASSAAAWGAAPPSHAAAAAAAAAAAYPPYTRYPSAAAAAAAGQMPVGAQQLPPTANPYATATYAQHASYGGQRVPTASSPANTNSSSSSATGSRSGTMSTSLSNNAIQGQQAEQLSKTNLYIRGLNQNTTDKDLVNMCSQYGTITSTKAILDKNTNKCKGYGFVDFESPVAAEGAVKALVAKGIQAQMAKQQEQDPTNLYIANLPLSFKENDVEGLLAQYGQVISTRILRDTAGQSKGVGFARMESKEKCEQIIQMFNGKALQGAKDPLLVKFADGGNKKKSLYKSTIWRETGENITLNYDTSGVGQNGVATTHMLPAATLTQYSRHYGQALPGYSVPGTPWVTPYLVQTAPPHMQQVDMMPSADPSNPQYSMIPQLTTQMSTLHLGTGSYIASPHPYPYTTYPPSIIHTMPLGDSEQTSNAASPDDSYQQYQAQQPK